A genomic segment from Clostridium pasteurianum BC1 encodes:
- the istB gene encoding IS21-like element helper ATPase IstB: protein MVNETTIAKLNEMRLVSMADSYREQLQDTSYQELSFEERFGLIVDLEWSRRKNNKLSRLIKKADFRFNQACVEDIEYHSDRKLDKSQITRLASCNYIQDKHNVIIMSASGNGKSYIGCALGIAACRNYYTVKYVRLPDLLDELTVARGEGIFKKVIKQYKNVSLLILDEWLLVPLKGTEVRDLLEIVEARHQNGSTIFCSQFAPGGWYEKIGEDTLADAILDRIIHDSYTIFIDGKISMRERHGLHEE from the coding sequence ATGGTAAATGAAACTACAATAGCTAAATTAAACGAAATGCGTTTAGTATCAATGGCTGATTCCTACAGAGAACAATTACAGGATACTTCGTATCAAGAATTAAGTTTTGAGGAACGTTTTGGTCTTATTGTTGACTTAGAATGGTCCAGGCGTAAAAATAATAAATTAAGTAGATTAATTAAAAAAGCAGATTTTCGCTTTAATCAAGCATGTGTTGAAGATATTGAGTATCATTCAGATAGAAAATTGGATAAATCACAAATTACCAGATTGGCTTCTTGTAACTATATACAAGATAAGCATAACGTAATAATTATGAGTGCATCAGGTAATGGAAAGTCGTACATTGGTTGTGCTTTAGGTATAGCTGCTTGCCGTAATTATTATACAGTTAAATATGTACGCCTTCCAGATTTACTTGATGAATTAACTGTAGCAAGAGGAGAAGGTATCTTTAAGAAAGTAATTAAGCAATATAAAAATGTTAGCCTTCTAATTTTAGACGAATGGCTACTTGTACCTTTAAAAGGTACAGAAGTCCGTGATTTACTTGAAATAGTCGAGGCAAGGCATCAGAATGGATCAACAATCTTCTGTTCACAGTTTGCACCTGGAGGCTGGTACGAAAAGATTGGAGAAGATACTTTAGCTGATGCTATTCTCGATCGTATAATTCACGATTCGTACACTATATTTATTGATGGAAAAATTTCAATGAGAGAACGTCATGGATTACATGAAGAA
- the istA gene encoding IS21 family transposase — translation MTKYREILRLHSQGISQRGIASSCQCSRNTVASVLKRADECGISWPFQKDLHDDELQNILLPEKNLPTSRKIPDCEYIHREMAKNGVTLSLLWSEYCEQCRLSNEIPLMYSQFCRYYRKYANTKKATMHINHKPGEQLEVDWAGQTAKIIDNVTGKFIDAYVFVSVLSCSQYSYAEAFLSQNQECWITAHVNAYKFFGGVTRILIPDNLKTGVEKISWYNPVINKTYHEMAEHYNTAVIPARVRRPKDKPNVEGSVGIISTWIIASLRNQEFFSLRELNESIRTKLYEFNSKHFQKKPGSRLSVFLEEEKSALIPLPAAPYELATWKTVTVQFNYHISVEKMHYSVPYEYIKHKVDVRITKNIVEVFFNNHRIASHVKLHGRQGQYSTIVEHMPENHQKYTTWNSERFISWAESIGSNTALTVKAILSLHRIEQQGYKSCMALLKLADKYSVSRLEAACKKALSYTPSPSYKSVQTILKTGQDKIIDEEIKASDVKSSNSTAFGFTRGSGYYGGNK, via the coding sequence ATGACCAAATATCGCGAGATACTTCGACTGCATAGTCAAGGTATAAGCCAGCGTGGGATTGCCTCAAGCTGTCAATGTTCACGAAATACTGTAGCTTCTGTACTAAAGCGTGCTGATGAATGTGGTATATCGTGGCCGTTTCAAAAAGATCTTCATGATGATGAACTACAAAATATTTTGTTGCCAGAAAAAAACCTTCCTACTTCTCGAAAGATACCTGACTGTGAATATATTCATAGGGAAATGGCTAAGAATGGTGTTACTCTAAGTCTTTTATGGAGTGAATACTGTGAACAATGCCGGCTGAGTAATGAAATACCACTTATGTACAGTCAATTTTGTAGATATTACCGTAAATATGCTAACACTAAAAAAGCCACAATGCATATTAATCATAAACCAGGTGAACAACTTGAAGTTGATTGGGCTGGTCAAACTGCTAAAATTATTGATAATGTAACAGGGAAATTTATTGATGCATATGTCTTTGTATCAGTCTTATCTTGCAGTCAGTATTCTTATGCGGAAGCATTCTTATCTCAAAATCAGGAGTGCTGGATCACGGCACATGTAAATGCCTATAAGTTTTTCGGTGGAGTTACCAGAATCTTAATTCCAGATAATCTTAAAACTGGAGTCGAAAAAATTTCATGGTATAATCCTGTAATCAACAAAACTTATCATGAAATGGCCGAACATTATAATACAGCAGTAATACCTGCCCGTGTTAGAAGACCAAAAGATAAACCTAATGTAGAAGGTTCTGTAGGAATCATATCAACATGGATTATTGCCTCCCTCCGTAATCAAGAATTTTTTTCATTACGGGAATTAAATGAATCCATTCGTACAAAATTATATGAGTTTAATAGTAAACATTTTCAAAAGAAACCAGGAAGCAGGTTGAGTGTATTTCTGGAAGAAGAGAAATCTGCACTCATACCATTGCCTGCGGCTCCATACGAGTTAGCTACATGGAAGACAGTAACCGTACAATTTAATTATCACATATCTGTTGAAAAAATGCATTACTCAGTTCCATATGAATATATAAAACATAAAGTTGATGTCCGTATTACCAAAAATATTGTAGAAGTATTTTTTAATAACCACCGCATTGCTTCGCATGTAAAACTTCACGGCCGTCAAGGCCAGTATAGTACTATAGTAGAGCATATGCCAGAAAATCATCAAAAATATACTACATGGAATTCAGAAAGATTTATATCATGGGCAGAAAGTATTGGCAGCAATACCGCCTTAACTGTTAAAGCAATTCTATCCTTACATCGTATTGAACAACAAGGTTATAAGTCTTGTATGGCACTTTTAAAACTTGCAGATAAATATTCTGTAAGCCGATTGGAGGCTGCTTGCAAGAAAGCTTTATCATATACACCAAGCCCAAGTTACAAGAGTGTTCAAACAATATTAAAAACTGGACAAGATAAAATAATTGATGAAGAAATCAAAGCATCAGATGTCAAAAGCAGCAATTCTACAGCCTTTGGCTTTACCAGAGGTTCTGGTTATTATGGGGGGAATAAATAA
- a CDS encoding site-specific integrase encodes MERVEPIRSEKKIKDLKKYLLGSGNMRNYALIVLGLNTALRISDILSLTWEDVYDFEEKEVKTHVYIKEQKTGKDKKFLLNKNAIDELLKYKRKLKDINSSDYIFSSRNGQNKAITRYMAIKIVKESCSAVGIKEHVGCHSLRKTFGYHSWKKGVPVPVLMELFNHSTQSITKLYLGISQDDIDDVYRLVEL; translated from the coding sequence ATGGAAAGAGTTGAACCTATAAGATCAGAGAAAAAAATTAAGGATCTGAAAAAGTATCTTTTGGGATCAGGAAATATGAGAAATTATGCTTTGATTGTTTTGGGGCTTAATACGGCTCTTAGGATTTCAGATATACTTTCACTGACCTGGGAGGATGTGTATGATTTTGAAGAAAAGGAAGTTAAAACCCATGTTTACATAAAAGAACAAAAAACAGGGAAGGATAAAAAGTTTCTTTTAAATAAAAATGCGATAGATGAGCTTTTAAAGTATAAGAGGAAACTCAAAGATATAAATTCTTCAGACTATATATTCAGCAGCCGCAACGGACAAAATAAAGCCATAACAAGATATATGGCCATAAAAATAGTGAAAGAGAGTTGTTCAGCAGTTGGAATAAAAGAGCATGTAGGCTGCCATTCACTTAGAAAGACCTTTGGATATCATTCATGGAAGAAGGGAGTGCCTGTTCCGGTGCTCATGGAGCTGTTCAATCATTCTACCCAATCAATAACCAAGCTTTATCTTGGGATCTCACAGGATGATATTGATGATGTTTACCGTCTAGTTGAATTATAA
- a CDS encoding DUF3842 family protein: MKVAVIDAQGAGLGQAIIKKIRKEIAHNVYIIALGTNTFATSNMVRSGANVGISGERSICSFCKTNKIDSIIGPIGIICSSDINGEITPLISKSIFNMDCTKYIFPLQKHGIYIPGTRNLQIKDIIEEIVLDIKNNSI; the protein is encoded by the coding sequence ATGAAAGTTGCTGTAATAGATGCACAAGGAGCAGGTCTTGGACAAGCAATTATAAAAAAGATTCGCAAAGAAATAGCCCATAATGTTTATATAATTGCACTTGGTACAAATACATTTGCCACTTCAAATATGGTAAGGTCTGGTGCAAATGTTGGTATAAGTGGCGAAAGATCTATTTGTTCGTTTTGTAAAACAAATAAAATTGATAGTATAATAGGACCAATTGGAATAATTTGTAGTAGTGATATAAATGGAGAGATTACACCCCTGATCTCAAAATCAATATTTAATATGGATTGCACTAAATATATATTTCCACTACAAAAGCATGGTATTTATATACCAGGCACAAGAAATCTGCAAATCAAAGATATAATTGAAGAGATTGTACTTGATATAAAAAATAATAGCATATAA
- the hypB gene encoding hydrogenase nickel incorporation protein HypB: MEIKVVKQILEWNKDCSNEIKEILKNKNVYLINVMGSPGTGKTSLIIEFIKNLKDKYNIAIIEGDIAGQVDAEKIDSLGISVVQLNTDGACHLEAMSIKNVLEYFDLNEIDIILIENIGNLVCPAEFDIGEDMKIAILSIPEGDDKVEKYPLLFSRANAIVLNKYDMMPYFDFDDEKVERNIKRLNFASDVFKVSSRTGEGLNSLVTYIEDKVKTRIKK, from the coding sequence ATGGAAATTAAGGTTGTAAAGCAGATCTTAGAATGGAATAAAGACTGTAGTAATGAAATTAAAGAAATTTTGAAAAACAAAAATGTATATTTAATAAATGTCATGGGGTCACCTGGTACAGGAAAAACAAGTTTAATAATAGAGTTTATTAAGAATTTAAAGGATAAATATAATATTGCAATAATTGAAGGTGATATAGCAGGACAAGTGGATGCTGAAAAGATTGATTCACTTGGAATTTCCGTTGTTCAACTTAATACCGATGGAGCTTGCCATTTAGAAGCTATGTCAATTAAGAATGTGTTAGAATATTTCGACTTAAATGAAATAGATATAATTCTTATTGAAAATATTGGTAATCTTGTATGCCCAGCAGAATTTGATATTGGTGAGGATATGAAAATTGCTATTTTAAGTATTCCCGAAGGTGACGATAAAGTTGAAAAATATCCTTTACTGTTTTCCAGAGCTAATGCAATTGTGCTAAATAAATATGATATGATGCCATATTTTGATTTTGATGATGAAAAGGTAGAAAGGAATATTAAACGCTTGAATTTTGCATCAGATGTGTTTAAAGTATCATCAAGAACAGGTGAAGGTTTAAATTCACTTGTTACATATATTGAGGACAAAGTAAAAACAAGAATTAAAAAATAA
- a CDS encoding HoxN/HupN/NixA family nickel/cobalt transporter yields the protein MNLQLKNQPKWLRYGIIVAILHIIGIILLLTNAQKYPQIIGFGFLAYTFGLRHAFDADHIAAIDNTVRKLVQQKEEPTGVGFFFSLGHSSVVFVMSVLTAFSMKWAQNNIPQIKEVGGVIGTTVSGGFLLLIGILNLYIWFDIYKIFTGIRRGQYNEEHLDELLLNRGFISRFLGSFYRFINKSWHVYPLGFLFGLGFDTASEVALLAISANAATQAIPATLIISLPILFAAGMSLMDTADGIFMTTAYNWAFSTPLRKIYYNLSVTGISVVAALCIGFIELTQILTPKLGLNSGFWQWIQDLDFGSIGYLLVGLFIISWGLSYLMWKILRLENA from the coding sequence ATGAATTTGCAGCTAAAAAACCAGCCTAAATGGCTTCGTTATGGCATTATAGTAGCAATATTACATATAATAGGAATAATACTTTTATTAACAAATGCCCAGAAGTATCCTCAGATCATTGGATTTGGCTTTCTAGCATATACATTTGGATTAAGACATGCTTTTGATGCAGACCACATAGCAGCAATCGATAATACAGTTCGTAAATTAGTACAACAAAAAGAAGAACCTACAGGTGTTGGATTTTTCTTTTCACTAGGACATTCTTCTGTAGTATTTGTTATGTCGGTGCTCACTGCTTTTTCAATGAAATGGGCTCAAAATAACATTCCTCAAATAAAAGAAGTTGGTGGTGTAATTGGGACAACAGTATCTGGAGGATTTCTTTTACTTATAGGAATACTCAATTTGTATATATGGTTTGATATTTACAAAATTTTTACAGGTATACGTAGAGGTCAATATAATGAAGAACATCTGGACGAGCTTTTACTAAACCGTGGCTTTATCTCACGTTTTTTGGGTTCATTTTATCGTTTTATTAATAAAAGCTGGCATGTATATCCACTTGGCTTTTTATTTGGTTTAGGATTTGATACTGCCTCTGAAGTAGCGCTTTTAGCCATCTCGGCGAACGCAGCAACCCAAGCTATTCCAGCTACTTTAATAATATCTTTACCAATTCTTTTTGCTGCTGGAATGAGTCTAATGGATACCGCAGATGGAATTTTTATGACTACCGCATATAATTGGGCATTTTCAACACCTTTACGTAAAATATACTATAATTTATCCGTAACTGGAATATCTGTAGTAGCAGCGTTATGTATAGGATTTATTGAATTAACTCAGATATTAACACCTAAGCTTGGATTAAACAGTGGTTTTTGGCAATGGATTCAGGACCTTGATTTTGGTAGTATTGGATATTTGTTAGTTGGTTTATTTATCATATCTTGGGGATTGTCTTATTTAATGTGGAAGATATTACGTTTAGAAAATGCATAA
- a CDS encoding BhlA/UviB family holin-like peptide, with product MESDVLKLAASQGIWALLSVILIYYILKAQEKRDLNQEIREKNYQNIILNLTKEFEAIEDVKKNIIIIREHIDKKNKD from the coding sequence ATGGAAAGTGATGTATTAAAACTAGCTGCATCTCAAGGAATATGGGCATTATTATCTGTAATATTAATATATTATATTTTAAAAGCTCAAGAAAAAAGGGACTTAAATCAAGAGATTAGAGAGAAAAATTATCAAAATATAATTTTAAATTTAACAAAAGAATTTGAGGCAATAGAAGATGTAAAAAAAAATATTATTATAATTAGAGAACATATAGATAAAAAAAATAAGGATTAA
- a CDS encoding sigma-70 family RNA polymerase sigma factor produces the protein MRNLFNLVKEAQLDNKDSMLAIIEKFNPLIKKYSRKLNYDGANSDLIIALIETIRAIPIFTNDALKKEQYIIGYINTSIRHKYIRLSKKHIEITNKETELDINILLKNTTEESQDLIDNCIFLNALLDKLSQYQHDIINKLFICNISEVDLARQLNISRQSVNRIKNRALNNLRKVALE, from the coding sequence ATGAGAAATTTATTTAATTTAGTAAAAGAAGCACAATTAGACAATAAGGATTCTATGTTAGCTATTATAGAAAAATTTAATCCATTAATAAAAAAATATAGTAGAAAACTAAATTATGATGGTGCAAATAGCGATTTAATAATAGCTTTAATAGAAACAATAAGAGCTATTCCTATATTCACAAATGATGCTTTGAAAAAAGAACAATATATAATTGGATATATTAATACTTCTATTAGACATAAATATATTAGACTCTCTAAGAAACATATAGAGATAACTAATAAAGAAACAGAATTAGATATAAATATTCTTTTAAAAAATACAACAGAAGAAAGTCAAGATTTAATAGATAATTGTATTTTTTTAAACGCTTTATTAGACAAGCTATCTCAATATCAACATGATATTATAAATAAACTTTTTATTTGTAATATATCGGAAGTTGATTTGGCGAGACAACTAAATATATCTAGACAATCTGTAAATAGAATAAAAAACAGGGCTTTAAATAATTTAAGGAAAGTAGCTCTTGAATAG
- a CDS encoding multicopper oxidase family protein gives MTISLDSKSIPKYNEQLVIPPVYEPTVIADTQTGKISHNYTVDVSEFSQQILPSGFPMTTVWGYSGAAKDPLTGTLFPNFKNAPGATFEAIRGIPINIQWVNSLTEPHPLPVDPTLHWADPNGLGMVDPATVPAFPPGLAAAQSPVPIVPHLHGGETESSSDGHPDAWFTNEEAIKGSTFTKSLYTYLNTQLPSTLWYHDHTLGLTRLNVLMGLAGFYLLRDPKNPLDKPNSVLPKGKYEIPIVIQDRSFNTDGSFAFPSLGINPDIHPYWVPEFFGDTITVNGKVWPNLNVERRQYRFRVLNGSNARFYNLQFSNKMTFTQIGSDGGYLPSPVNLTSLLLAPGERADILVDFSGVAAGDKIILGNDASAPFPTGTPADPETVGQIMQFTVLDVPAVSPSVLPARLNTIPALKSDSPKRTLVLIELTGSAGPVEILLDGQKWSAPISELPKVGSTEDWEIVNLTPDAHPIHLHLVQSQVVARQTFQAEQYKTDWIAINGTPPFNSPTTVLPATQYLEGNPALPAANEDGWKDTVKANPGEVTTIRVRFAPQDTSVDDTSPGVNLYPFRPDLGPGYVWHCHIIDHEDNEMMRPYKVIL, from the coding sequence ATGACAATCTCACTTGATTCAAAATCAATACCAAAATATAATGAACAATTAGTAATACCGCCTGTTTATGAACCAACTGTGATAGCAGATACTCAAACAGGGAAAATAAGCCACAACTATACCGTAGATGTAAGCGAGTTTTCGCAACAAATTTTACCTTCTGGCTTCCCAATGACTACTGTATGGGGATACAGCGGGGCAGCAAAGGATCCATTGACAGGTACTTTATTTCCGAATTTTAAAAACGCTCCAGGTGCCACCTTTGAAGCAATAAGAGGTATACCAATTAATATCCAATGGGTTAACAGCCTTACAGAACCTCATCCTTTACCTGTTGACCCTACACTGCACTGGGCAGATCCTAACGGATTAGGTATGGTAGATCCAGCAACAGTTCCAGCTTTTCCACCAGGTCTTGCGGCAGCACAAAGTCCTGTTCCTATAGTTCCACATTTGCATGGTGGGGAAACCGAGTCTTCATCAGATGGACATCCTGATGCATGGTTCACTAATGAAGAAGCTATAAAAGGTTCGACATTTACTAAATCACTTTATACCTATCTTAATACGCAATTGCCATCTACTCTTTGGTATCACGACCATACATTAGGATTAACAAGACTGAATGTTTTAATGGGTCTTGCAGGTTTTTATCTTCTTAGAGATCCTAAAAATCCATTAGATAAGCCAAACTCTGTTTTACCAAAGGGCAAGTATGAAATACCTATAGTGATTCAAGATAGATCATTTAATACAGACGGTTCCTTTGCGTTTCCAAGCCTTGGAATAAACCCTGATATACATCCTTATTGGGTACCAGAGTTTTTTGGGGACACTATAACGGTTAATGGAAAAGTATGGCCAAACCTTAATGTAGAAAGAAGACAGTATCGTTTTAGAGTATTAAATGGATCAAATGCAAGATTTTATAATCTCCAGTTCTCTAATAAAATGACTTTTACTCAAATAGGTAGTGATGGTGGATATCTCCCAAGTCCAGTAAATCTTACGTCCTTACTTTTAGCACCTGGAGAACGTGCTGATATACTTGTGGACTTTTCCGGAGTTGCTGCGGGAGACAAGATTATTCTTGGGAATGATGCAAGTGCCCCATTCCCTACAGGGACTCCCGCAGATCCTGAGACCGTTGGGCAAATTATGCAGTTTACTGTGTTGGATGTTCCCGCAGTTTCTCCATCTGTACTTCCAGCAAGGCTTAACACTATTCCGGCTCTAAAAAGCGATTCCCCAAAAAGAACTCTTGTATTAATTGAATTAACGGGTTCTGCTGGGCCTGTGGAAATTCTTCTTGATGGTCAAAAATGGAGTGCACCAATTTCAGAACTTCCAAAGGTTGGTTCAACTGAGGATTGGGAAATAGTTAACTTAACTCCAGATGCACATCCAATTCATTTGCATCTTGTACAATCTCAGGTTGTAGCGCGTCAAACTTTCCAGGCTGAACAATATAAAACTGACTGGATAGCAATAAACGGCACTCCTCCATTTAATAGCCCAACTACTGTGTTACCTGCTACACAATATCTGGAGGGTAATCCAGCCTTGCCTGCAGCTAACGAAGATGGATGGAAGGATACTGTTAAAGCTAATCCTGGAGAAGTTACTACAATTAGGGTTCGTTTTGCTCCACAGGACACTTCGGTTGATGACACTTCGCCAGGTGTTAACTTGTATCCTTTCAGGCCTGATCTTGGACCAGGATACGTTTGGCACTGCCATATAATAGACCATGAAGATAATGAAATGATGAGACCATATAAAGTAATATTATAA
- a CDS encoding group II intron maturase-specific domain-containing protein translates to MQLLIKPSKASVKKARETIKNVFKQLWEMSVGDLIAKLNPIIRGIGNYWSSQVAKKIFENLDTYIWIKIRKHLKHLHRNKPFKWIYRRYLKTDFMK, encoded by the coding sequence ATGCAACTTCTAATAAAGCCATCGAAGGCGAGTGTGAAAAAAGCCAGAGAAACAATAAAGAATGTTTTTAAACAACTGTGGGAAATGTCAGTTGGAGACCTAATTGCAAAGTTGAATCCAATAATTAGAGGCATAGGAAACTACTGGTCAAGTCAAGTTGCAAAGAAGATATTCGAAAATCTCGATACGTATATATGGATTAAGATAAGAAAGCACTTGAAACATTTACACCGTAACAAGCCGTTTAAATGGATTTATAGAAGGTATCTCAAAACTGATTTTATGAAGTAA
- a CDS encoding macrolide family glycosyltransferase: MKKILFVNMCGHGHVNPTIGLINELMNRGEQVTYIAGEEFRNKIEKTGAKFKGYNNSFDIANLVNENLNLENSESLLNFIDIFKKIIEILFNSKEKFDYIIYDSVFMLGNEVGRVLKIPAICSITTFAANERTNCLSSLFNKIEPKIQELLNSSEYINFVKYSQEKYGIKCPSASNVIFGKGMISIVYTSKYFQLCGESFDESYKFIGPSISDRKEDISFPLETNDKKKVIYISLGTIFNNSIEFYENCFKAFDNMDAKIIMSVGKNIDVNTFKSIPSNFIIRNYVPQLEILKHADVFITHGGMNSTNEGLYYDVPLILIPQFIDQPAVANRVAELGAGIVIEKDKVTPEVLKQSVVRILSDNNFKINSKKIGKSLREAGGYKKGVDEILNLINKKSSLFT; this comes from the coding sequence ATGAAAAAAATATTATTTGTAAATATGTGCGGTCATGGACACGTTAACCCTACTATAGGTCTCATTAATGAATTAATGAATAGAGGAGAACAGGTTACTTATATTGCCGGTGAAGAGTTTAGAAATAAAATAGAAAAGACAGGAGCTAAATTTAAAGGTTATAATAATTCATTTGATATAGCAAATTTAGTTAATGAAAACTTAAATTTAGAAAATAGTGAGTCGCTGTTAAATTTCATTGATATCTTTAAAAAAATAATTGAAATTTTATTTAATTCAAAGGAAAAATTTGATTACATTATTTATGATTCAGTATTTATGCTAGGTAATGAAGTAGGAAGAGTATTAAAAATACCTGCAATTTGTTCTATTACTACTTTTGCAGCAAATGAAAGAACAAATTGTTTATCATCGCTATTTAATAAAATTGAACCTAAGATACAGGAACTCCTAAATAGTTCGGAGTATATAAACTTTGTTAAATATTCACAAGAAAAATATGGTATAAAGTGTCCTAGTGCTTCTAATGTAATTTTTGGAAAAGGCATGATTAGTATTGTATATACTTCTAAATATTTTCAACTTTGTGGTGAAAGTTTTGATGAAAGCTATAAGTTCATTGGTCCATCAATATCAGATAGAAAGGAAGATATAAGCTTTCCTTTGGAAACTAATGATAAGAAGAAAGTTATTTATATATCTTTAGGTACTATATTTAATAATTCTATTGAGTTTTATGAAAATTGCTTTAAAGCTTTTGATAATATGGATGCAAAGATTATTATGTCTGTAGGTAAAAACATAGATGTTAATACATTTAAATCTATTCCATCAAATTTTATTATTCGTAATTATGTACCTCAGCTTGAAATTTTAAAACATGCAGATGTGTTCATTACCCATGGCGGCATGAACAGTACAAATGAGGGTTTGTATTATGATGTTCCATTGATTCTTATTCCTCAATTTATTGATCAGCCTGCTGTAGCTAATAGAGTAGCTGAATTAGGTGCAGGTATTGTTATTGAAAAAGATAAGGTTACTCCAGAAGTATTGAAGCAGTCAGTAGTTAGGATTCTTTCAGACAACAATTTTAAAATAAACAGTAAAAAGATTGGGAAATCGCTCAGAGAAGCAGGAGGGTATAAAAAGGGGGTTGATGAAATACTTAATTTAATAAATAAAAAATCAAGTTTATTTACATAA
- a CDS encoding YiiX/YebB-like N1pC/P60 family cysteine hydrolase, translated as MKKRLILSLLIAVLISVNINYLSVDAAPLPIRSVNSGYTITKPDAQITIDDVKKSLNVPDEIAKEIVDTLQFQIKIDRNWDNLKVDKDMDLYNSTGKAIGKPGDILIAVFDADNTDINAIKMGSLTTHAAMVDSDPKKVLEVMPNGVQNVENDWRTRYKKILILRPKTNEETIKGAIEYGHTKINTPFNFDIFNKTTTDKFYCSQFVWRCYFNNGLDLDRNGGLAVFPYDFISHKTTIVYKQGE; from the coding sequence ATGAAAAAAAGATTAATTTTATCTTTACTTATTGCAGTGTTAATATCTGTTAATATCAATTATTTAAGTGTAGATGCGGCCCCTTTACCTATCAGATCTGTTAACTCTGGTTATACTATAACTAAACCAGATGCCCAAATTACTATTGATGATGTAAAAAAGAGTTTAAACGTACCTGATGAAATTGCAAAAGAAATAGTAGATACTTTACAATTTCAAATAAAAATAGATAGAAATTGGGATAACTTAAAAGTAGACAAGGATATGGACTTGTATAATTCTACAGGAAAAGCCATTGGAAAACCTGGCGACATATTAATAGCAGTATTTGATGCTGACAATACTGATATTAATGCAATTAAGATGGGTTCACTTACTACCCATGCTGCTATGGTAGATTCAGATCCAAAAAAAGTTCTTGAAGTCATGCCAAACGGTGTTCAAAACGTTGAAAATGATTGGAGAACTAGATACAAAAAAATTCTTATTCTACGTCCAAAGACTAATGAAGAAACTATTAAAGGTGCCATTGAATATGGACATACCAAAATAAACACACCTTTTAATTTTGATATATTCAATAAAACTACAACTGATAAATTCTATTGTTCACAATTTGTATGGAGATGTTACTTTAACAATGGACTAGATTTAGACAGAAATGGTGGACTAGCTGTTTTCCCATATGATTTTATAAGTCATAAAACTACAATTGTATATAAACAGGGAGAGTAG